TTCGCATGGTATCATTGAAACACACCCTTCCAATGGattatcttgttttctttcaggatCTTTATTGTACGAACAGTTGGGAATGAAGGCATTTGGTATGGCTGGAAAACTTGCTGCTTCTGGATCAATTACAATGCAGAACATTGGAGGTGAGGACAAGATCTTAAAATGTTTGTACTGGCAATACTAATTGTTCCCTGCTTATTCttggagactttttttttcacacaacATGTCTTCATTAACTGCTTGTGTTCAAGTGAAGTTATGAAACATGTTATGTGATTCTTGCATCTTGTGGCATATTCTATATTTGTAATGATCTATGATGTTATTCACCTACAGCTATGTCAAGCTACCTCTTCATAGTGAAATATGAGTTACCATTGGTCATCAAGACATTTATGAACATCGAAGAGACCACAGGGTAGGTGTTAGAACTCCTCATCAGAGAAACCATTAGGAGAAACAAATACGGAGactgtatatatatttatatgaagACCACGTTCGGTACACCATAGGGTAGCTTCTTACTCAGACAGAGATACAGTAAGTTTGTCCTTCCCCTGAGTGTTCCACATCATTTAGAACCAGCTGTCCTGGGGAAGGGGTAGAAAAATACAGGTATTGCATCATATTGCAGAAAGCTGTTCTGTAAAGAACATCAGGTAAGTGTTAAGGTATGTACCAGTCGGTACATACTCTCAATAAGGGAAGGTAAATGCAGtcatggttgtttttttgttttgttttccttaactGTATTCCAGCTGTTTTGGACTGATTATTTGGGTTTTCTAGCGTTAATATTGTGGGAAGTGATTAAATATAAGGTTAAAGCGCAGTTATGTAATGAATGTGTTAAGGGAAAGCTCCCAGAAAGACATGGGGACTAAACGTTGAACTAAACCAGAGTTTATGTGCCCAAGATTAAAATGGTGAACACATTGCCATTTAGCCCTGGAGACACCTTGACTCCATAGTGGCTTTCCTGCTTAGCTTTAACAGTgggtgccatgggcagggttcATTTTATCTAACCGTACCATCTGAAAGTTAGATTTTGAGCTTATTATTACTCTGGTCTTGGTGTAATCAGTGGAGAAAGGTGATCCTCTGTAGTGGTTAGTTCAGTGCACCTGGCTTAGACACCTGTTTTGGGCATCTCCAAAGAACAATTTATCATATAGCTCTATATTGAGAGGGTGTGTAAAAACAGTTATCTAAAACAAGATGCCTGACTTCAGATGGATAGAGTTAAGTGCTATAAATCTCACTCTTCAGAGTTGTACTTCTGTGCCTTGTCCTGAAGTGTCCCAGTCTTGAGAGGGCTGAGCAGCTCAAGACTCCAACTTACACCTAAGCCTGAGTTCAGAAGGTAGGCATTTTTCTGCCTGTGTTCCCCAAGGGGTTCAAGCCATTTGGTGGTGTTCATACAGCTTGTGATAGATATTGTCATGACAACAGTGCTAGCCatcttttttctctatttttttttcttttctttttttcttttttccttaatgtaCTCTAAGAATGCACCCACCCCATTTACTTAGTAATGTAATATTTACAGATTCCTTGCTGGGAAGGTTCATTTCCCCCCTTTGGCTGAATTGAAGTCcttattttccactttttaaGGAAGTCCGTGGACTAGCCAGTACTTACAAGGGGACTTGGAAGCAAGTCATTATAATTGTCCCATCGTCATAGAGTGATTCAAAATTGGTTGCAGTTCAAGGGGGAAAATTGAAGGCTGTGAATCAGGCTGGatacagctgctgctctgccagtctgGCAGACAAAATTAAGAAGCTGAGATTTGTATCTCAAGTGTTTTCTTGTTGGCTGGCACTAGGCAGCTGTACACTGATATATCTGTTCTCAGTGCTCTGCCCATTGTGGACCCCATTTAACTGATTGTCTCCATGCATTGCTTAGGGGAGTCTGGGTGGCTGCCGTTGGCTTGGATTCTGCTCTGGCAGCCTGGTGCCTAAAGTGTAAGCACTTACCTGTTTAAATGTCTCAAGATAATGCTTACTGTAGACGATATTTTGGAATTCTGAGACAATATTTCAAATGATTGCTCCATTGTTAAAATTCGTTTAGCAGTTTTCAAAGTACTCAGCTGTGTCTTGAAGCTGCACAATCCCATTCTTTACTCTTCAGCACAGACAAACTTTTAAGTCCTTGGTCTGAAACTCCTGAGGGCCTCCATGTGAGGCTTGCACAGTAACAGTGCATGTTCTTACGGTTATATGAAACGCAAGGAGTCTTTGCGCTGTGGTTCCTTTCAAATCTACCACGAGACTATTACACTTTAAAAGAAAGCCAACGAAAGGTACGTGGTGTTAATGTCCTACATGTCTGAACTtcctaaaatacattttttgcatTTAGTTATCCCATGTAAAACTGGGGAAAGAGATGACCAAACTGGTTTTGCATTTACTGCATAAATCCAGAGCAAGTCTGTAAAAGTTATTCCATATTTCCACTACCATATATAGGCTTATAATTCAGCAATTGAGTTTGAATGCACAGATTTCTAATtaggttttctttgtttatctAGATAGTATACAgtccattttaaaatacatactgtAAAGACAATACTGTAACAGAGTATAAGGTATTAACATCTTGGAATAGATGCTTAGTGGTACTTAAATTGCGTAAAGAATACAGGATGATTCTGTAGGACAGGTGAAGAAAGCTGTTACCCTGCCACAATTAAATGCTCAAGATCAGTTTTTCCGTTAGTTCAGTGAAATTATATTTACACAGAtctgactttgtttttctgtgtttcaaaggAAGATGTTAATCTCTTAACACACCAAAATGTTTTGTCAAAAATAGCTATTACTTCTTATGGAATAAACGGAATAAAATATCTGAGGTCCTTATAGTTTCCCTACGGAAAAGGACTAAAAGTGCCTCCCAAGAGACTCCCAGTGCTTGCTGGAGTTTTCCCAGCCACGGGGCTTGAGCTACTGTCTTAACTCCAGCCCTCACCTGTTTTGAACTCCCACAGGGAGCCCAACAGAAGTTCATTTCCATTAACAGTGGATCACCACCCTGCTGGGGCCCTGATATTCCAATACGTCTGCAGAGTTGGGAACCAGCATTTAAgcaaattactattttttccattattgaTCCCagttgacttttttctttttttgtatgaCCACTCATTTATGTTCCTGTCTTCTGACTTCCAGATGCATATTAATTTTAGAAAAGGACACTAAAGGAAAGGCACAATGCAGGTTTGGGGTGAGATAAGAAGCAATTGTAGGGCTTTAGGTCCATATAGGAAGTTGAATAGCAATTCTTTGTGACATCAGGTACTACATTTTATTTAAGAAGCCGTATGTTGTAGAAGACATGAATGAAAACTGAACTGCAAATGTCATCATTTTGAAATACTTTGATTATTTacaaatactactttttttttcctgcagagaaTGGTATCTTAACGGTGACTATTTAGTGCTGCTGGTGTCTGTCATCCTCATTCTTCCTCTGTCCTTACTGAAAAATTTAGGTAAGTGGTAGAGTACCATCAAAACCACTTGAAAATACGCTGGAGAAATGGGTTGATATAATGTTTGAGCCCTGAAGTACTATGTGAATTAACAGCTGCCCCCAAACTTGTCTCATTGGACTAATCAGTGTTCAGGCCATTGCTGTCAGTCTGCCtaaaataataacagtaataaaaaatcAAGACAGGTATTCAAAGTTACAGATGTACTTGTGGAAAACAAGAAGTCAATAGATATGGTAACTCTTTAGAACAAGGCTCAGCAGTAACTTTTGCTTGTGTTCTTATCAAAAAGTTTGAGCTATTTTGGTCAATAGTGAAATCATACATAATGGTGTTACTACCTAATAGTGTTATAAGCTATCCTATAATAGCCAGGGATGCTAGCCCAGGGCAGTTAAATTGTCTTTGCAGTGTAAACAGAagtgacattttcattttagatcccaagcagtagcagaatattcATACCAGATACTTCATATGAAATGTCTGTAATTCAGTGATAcataaaataattcagctgGAACAATTGAATTACTGGAATAATTCAGTTTGTTCCGAGAATCCTGTACTGGAGCCTTACTTGCTGAGAGTCTCAATGTGAATTACTTTCTCAAGTTACGACCTACAAATTGAGTGAATCAGTATAGACAGAAGGGAAAAGGCACAATGCGTTCTGTTAGAATTTACCCTTTAATCGTTCTTGATGTGTAACAAACAATTCATGTAGTTGTTGGTGTGGGAATTCTTTTGTTAGTTATAAAGTTCTGTATTACAGGCTCACTGTATGCGTACACCCTAATATGCCTTTGAGAAATTTTGTTGCTGGGTTGAGATTAGCAGATGTTAGTGAATAATTAACTTGTTCTCTGTAACACTAAGAAAATGGCAATCTAAAGACATCACTGACAGAATATATTTTGTCATAATGTTATGACTTCAATGGTGTTTCTGTTTATGTACCTTAGatttctttatcttttaacaCAGGATATTTGGGCTATACCAGCGGCTTTTCCTTACTTTGCATGGTCTTCTTTCTGATTGTTGTAAGTATAGTCTTGTAGACTTCCAGTGCttctaaaactgcatttcaaagtgaaataagACAGTTTCTGTAAAGCTTCACATACTGTAGTCATCAAAGTAGCAACAAATACATTACTTTATTTCTAGGTAATTTGGAAGATGTTTCAGATCCCTTGTCCTATGGACAGCGATATCCTGAACATGACATTAGTAAATGTGACACTGGCACCTTTGGTGGATCAAAACATAACAAGTGATGATATGTGCAAgccaaaatatttcatcttcAATTCACAGGTAACTGACTAAAACTCAGACTCTCTGTTGAAAATAACTAAGAGAGACTAAATACATAGCAGATAAATTAGGTCATTTTTCCTTCGGATAATTGCCAAGTTGTAAACTTAGGGATGTGCTAAGATTTTCTGTTCCACTAGAGTAAGGCACTGTTTACCTTCTGTAGACCGAGTGTCTCCACACTCCAAATACAGAAATTAGAGAGCTTGAGGTGCCTGCCTGAGATGAGTGGCAATAAATGCATCTCTGGTTTTTCAGCACAGCATCTCTCAAGCTTCCTCAAGTTagtaaagcatttttaaaagtaaatacagAAGAAGTAAATAGCAAAAGCATTTGGGAAATGTATGCCAAGGTTTGGGATAGACTTTAACTTCCCAGTCACAAACTCTTGACTCTTATGAAATGCTCCCAATTACAGTGGCGTCTTCACATATGGGGAAGAAGCATGTGTAATAGCCAATATAGCCAAGATCAGGCTATAACGGCTTAAGCCAGTGAGATGCAGAACATAATTCTGCATGCAAATACATACAGCTCACATTGGGCTTCACTGAGATTTGAGAGGGTTTGGTACCTCAGGGTATGGGTTTAAGAAAATTATGaacttgttttaatttttgccaAAGTTCCAGTTGTAGAGAATAGCCAGTCTTTATCGCAAACTGACTGGTGCCTAAGTCAAAACTGAAATATCTATggattcattttttaaaactaaatttctAATGCCTGTTGAGATATTTAAGAaagatgcttttgttttccagactgTCTATGCTGTCCCAATCCtaacattttcctttgtgtgCCATCCTGCAATTCTTCCCATCTATGAAGAACTGAAAAGGTAAATCTTGGATATGTGTCTGTAATATCACTACACTAACAAAGTAATACAAAAGTATGTTCTCATTGCTAACaatgcttctttttctctttctcatagCCGAAGCCGTAAAAGGATGATGAATGTGTCCTATGTATCTTTCTTTGCCATGTTCCTCATGTATTTATTGGCTGCTCTCTTTGGATACCTGACATTTTACGGTGAATACCGccttctttgctttcctttaaatGAATTATGTTCTGCAGAGccacagtattatttttaagttaGAACAGGCTAGCACTTAGATGGGTTCTAAATATACACTGTTGGGTGGTGGGGTTAAAACTTTCATACGTGCACACTCAGAAAGAGACCAGTGGTAGAACTGGGCCCAAGGCGCAGAATTAAAATTGGATTAAAACAGATGCAGTTCCTTCAAGTTATCCCTGTGTAAAATGGAAACATGCTTACAGGAGCTGTTGAAACTTTCAATTCATAGTGCTCTAACTGTAAAATTTGCTTGGGATTTAGAGCAGAAGCTGTTTGTCTGAGAAGTGTGTTAACTACATCTAATTAAAGTGCTGTTATTTCTTTATAGGAAAAGTTGAACCAGAACTGCTTCATACCTACTCTGCTTATCTGGGTGCTGATGTTCTTCTTCTGATTGTGCGTCTTGCTGTACTTATGGCTGTAACCCTTACTGTACCTGTAGTTATTTTCCCAGTaagtaatttactttttttactcTTACtgccattttttgttttcatcccTTATCCTGCTGCAGTTATGGACTCATTTGGTAACTCCCGTTCATTAATTTGTACATTCCTcttaactgaaaaagaaatttattcTAATAAGCTTGATGAAATAGCTCTATACTGTTaattcaaataaattaaatgaataGGCAACAATTACAAAGCAGTAGATACAAATACATTCAGTTATGTTATTTTCCTGGTATCGTTTGACTGGGGAGGTGGAACGGATTGCCCCTTCTTGGAAGTACTTGCACTTGTATATTATCAGCTTACAAAAGTCTTTGTGTTTATGTAAGTACATTGTGAGTATGGAATTCTTGCCATTTAAGTGGATGTTGTTGAGCAGCATCCTGAGATGTTACAAAAATCcctggggtttatttttgcCCAAGACAgatgtttttcctcatttttcagtCCATTATTGGCTGTGCTTTGAAAATCTAAATCACtgagaagagaaacagagcaGTAGACACAGAGCTGCCCCCCCAGTGCAGGacatacatattaaaaaagaaaaaatgcagaggTCTTTCAGCGTTTACTAAAACCTGAAATATTCAGGAAGATTGtgttaaaatactttcagaagGAAGGTCTGATTCAGGTGACAGTCACTGCTTTCCACAACGAAGACTAAACTGTCTGGGTGTTTTTGTTCCTTCCCCTCTTCAACAGATTCGCAGTTCCATTACCCAGCTGTTGTGGGCAGGGAAGGAGTTTAGATGGTGGCGTCACTGTTCCATTACAGTTGCTCTTCTGGCCTTTACCAACATGCTTGTTATCTTTGTCCCTACTATTCGAGATATCTTTGGATTCATTGGTAAGCATTTTCACATCGGTTCAAGAAGTCTTAAAAATCTTGGAAAATGCCATTGAAACAGtttatgaatatttatttctatgCTTTTTTAATACAGGTGCATCTGCGGCTGCTATGCTGATCTTTATACTTCCTTCTGCCTTCTATATCAAGTTAGTGAAGAAGGAGCCAATGAAGTCAGTGCAAAAGATCGGGGTATGTATAGGCAAATACAAATAGTTACACTTGTTTACTAATTCAGAAGAACTTCAGATTCCCTCTTAACAATTCAAGAGTTCTAAGGTCCTGGTGAAGGCAGACATTGAACTGGTATTTAATGTTATCTTAGTTAACACGTGGGAGTTGCATAGGTACTCAAAACTGAGGAAATAAACATCGCAAGGCTCAGTTCACTTCAGTGACTTTTCTCACCCCTCATCCCCCAATCTCAACAATAGTTGGGCCATTCTGTTGCTGCCAAGAACCGAATTTCAACAGGTTACCCTTAAGAACTGTACTAAAAAAGTCTTGTTACTCTcctttaaattttctttcaagaCTTACTTATATAATTTACCCCATAAAAGCTGACCTCCACCAATTGTTTGGGTCATCCTGACTGATCTTGGTACTCTTGCTTATCTTGGACATACTGACTCACAAGCAAATCTTAGACACACTGAGTCAGAATCAAGTCAGCACAGTGGCATATCCTGGCTGTTATCAGCAGCTACATTAACTTCCCTCAGTTGAGGATGAGGTCTGCTCTACTGGAGATAAATGTacttttttatttggaaaaggaCCCCAAGTATGAAAAGGGTCCTAACTCCTTGTTGTTTACTGCGATCTTGTGTCTCTTTTACTTTGTGCCGTAAATGCACACGACTTCATGGGTGTAGTAGCAGatctgaaatatttcctttatgttttctttctttccaggctGCATTCTTCTTTCTAAGCGGCATACTTGTGATGACTGGGTGTATGACACTGATTATTCTAGACTGGACCCAGAATGTTGCATCTGATGGCCATTAACTGTCCTGGTTTAATCTCTAATACTCCACTTCAGATGCCAGTGTTCACTCAGATACCTGCTGAGAACGAAAATGAGCTATTCAGCTTCCTTTAAAATGCAGATTCTTTGTTGATGGTTCTTCTGATTGTAGAATACCCGAACTCTTGATTTTAAGAAACTATTCTGCATAGTGGAAGTGGATGCTAACATCAAACCAACGTGAGTGTCTGGCTGAAGGAAGTGACAACTTTATTCCATTCCAGAGAATGGACAGAAAACTCTGTAGACTTTTATCAAGCCATGTTTGGCTTTCGTCATTGTTACTTggatattttgttattttacttgAATGTGCCTAATGGAACCATTTGATGTGAGAAATAACTTTAATTTACAGCAAAGTGTTTAACcaatgagagagagagagagaaacactATTATTTTTTGTACCAAAAATTCTTATGGACCTCAAAAGCACTATTTTGActttaagaaacattttttttttaatgaatgaaagaataaaatagaagagctcataaaaatattaaatcagtGGCCTAAATTAAATCTGGTTTGCCTTTCTGTAGAGGCATAACTAGaagcaatttcattttaaaaagtacttCAAATGACCAAAACAGAAAACGAACCAATTCAAGTCAAAATTCTCGAATGATAACTGCTTCCCATGAAATTCCCTTAGTTTGAGGTAGAGTGAAAAGAATCCTGAAAATCATTTGTCAGCTTACTTACTTAAATTAAGTAACTACAGTTACCTTAGTACCCCAAAATGGTGTGGAAATCCAAATTTTCAAGCTTTAAAAAACCACCCTTTAAAATGGGTGCGATTAAGGAAAAACATAACTATGTTATAACTATAATATAGGAATTGTAAAGTTGGCGTTGACATTTCCCTTCTTGAGGTACTCAATAGTGCAATTGAGTAAAAcagggtttgggggtttttgcatttttttttttgttgtttctgttttgggttgggtttttttcctgttgtagaTATAAACCGAATGGCACTGGAGCATATGTTGCCATTAATATAAAACTCCCTCTGGGAGTTCTCTTATTACTAAGGTCCATTGTCAGCTGTAGCAAtgtttgttggggtttattttctgtcCAATCTATCTTGAAACACtctgtaggaaaacaaaaaggtcCTCACGTAGTTTACTAGTTGTATAATGTTCAGAAACTGTACAGTATTTCTCTAATTACTCATCCGTTAATGGATTCTGAATTACTTGACTATTCTGTTTCTGAGTCAAATCCACAAAATAACTGCACCAGTATTTCATGCTTGGTACAAACTCTCTTCACATACACAACTGGGATTCCTCTTCCAATTTATACTGTATAGTAGTATTAAAGATAACCTCATAGGCTGGATAGTCATCTCATACTTGTTTGCTTCAGAAATAGGTAAGTTTCTTACGAGCCCTAGCTAGCTAGCTGATGAAACAGGTGCTGTATGGTTGTGAttagctgttttgtttttagtgCATGTTTACCCTTTCATTCTTATCCCAGGTTGAAGAGAAATAACACTTGTAATACAGCGTACTTGGCATACAAGAGGTTCTCAAACACAACAATATTGGGTACAAAAGCCTAGATAGAGATTATTAATGAAATAATCATGGCAATGTGGTCAACTGTCTTCATCTGACATGAtgctttaaaaatctgatttacTAAGTTCCACTTGGTCATTGTGTCAGAGGGAACAAGGAAGGGCCTGTAATCCACCGATTACACAGTGCCTGAGACTTTTTTTGCTCTTGTAGAATTAATTGGGAACAAATCTAAATGACAGTCACCATTTGGCAGATAATGTCAATCTCTGCCCAGCCATTTAAAATCCATGAAAAGAAATTGCAGGTATTTTGTCTTGATACTTCTGCATGACTGTAAGTACTGGTCACTAAGTCTGTAGTATGAAACTGTAATGAGAAGTTAGACTCCTCTTCTGTTGTTTGTATTATTAGTTCAGTGGTACTCAACTGGCAATTACCAATCCTGGAGTCAGCACTACCTAACGCTCTGTAGGTACTTCTCTGCCTCAGGTACTGTACATCCATGGCTGACCAACTGTCCCATGGTACCTGATCTCCACAGAAGTGCTGAGCACATACCTCCTCAGTACTTtggcagcttttcttcctcctctgcaaaCCACCTTCCGCAGAAAGGTGGAAGAGGATTAAAATGTCTACCTTTGAGCAATTTGTAGCACATAAGGGATGAAGTGCTTCCCTTGCTGGTatttaaagagagaaacagCCTCCTTTCTCTTCGCAACCATGGAAGAGCAAGGAGGTGTAAATGAGAAGTTACTACACGGTCCTCTCAGCAGCCAAAGAGGAGGGAGATATTTGAGATGGCACCTCATACCATACCATATACGTCACTTAATTCTCTGAATGTAGCAACTTCCAGATTTTACATGATGTGTTGTATTGTTCAGTGACTGGTTCTCCACCTGCAACAGTTGAGTTCCCCTTGGCTGGGTTGGTTTCCAAcatatgatttatttaattACGTATTTTTTCCAAACCTGTCTGCTTAAAAGTTACCTACATTACAAACCACCTCAAAAGAGCAGCTTCAGTATTAAACCACTGTTTTGTCACCTCAGACATTACTGTCTTCCATGATATTTCAGTCATAAATATAACATGTTATTTATAAAACATTAATCCATTAAAACTAAACctatttttcaatatttatgATAGTCTATGTACATAAaattgtatgtgtgtatatactgTAAGTAAAATGTATATAATGTAGGTTTGGAATCCAGGATTTATGTATATATTCCTCTCTCATTACTGATTGTTGCATCATTTCAAGGAGTTGTTCACATTGTACATCTGTATAACAACTGTCAAAGGAAGGAttcttttacagcaaaacgtAACGCTTGCAAAAATGGCAGCGATGTGTTACACCTACGGTGTGTAAGAAAACACTAAGATTGTATTTATTACAAATGTATATGTTGCAATAAACACAGGAGTTACTTGGGTCCATAAAAAGCATCGTTCAGGTTCATGTATACTTTTCCTCTACAATTTACCATGGATGTGATGATTTCCTGAATGCAGCAACTTAACAGCTTGTAGGATCTAACATATTTGTTAGGCCACCGAATTCAGGCATCCTGCGGTACATCCGTGTACATATGTAAATACCCACCGTCCTGTTAGAGGCCAGCAGTCCAGCTCCAGTTGTTGGCGGGGAGTGCAACACAGTTTCAATGAAACATTGTATGTTTGttttaactgaaataaataaacagataaTCCTAAACACtgtggtggtggggtttttttggggggggttaaGGTGTGATCTGCatgattttctttaaagactgtATTAAAAGAAGTGTATCTTTAATTTCATGCGTGTTCAACTTCTTTGTGAGCacttttcaggaaggaaaaataaagcttagAACTAAGTCCACGATTTACGATGCTACACAAGTAAACAGAGCAAGTCTGGACATAAAAGAGAATGGGAGATTAAATCCTGCAGGGAAcctttatgtaatttttttgcaGTACAGGCATATCTGGAGACAAGACTCAATGTTAGATCTTGCGTGAGTAAGTCTTGCCAAAATCCTAAGCCGTTTTCCTACGACTGAGTTTCTAGGAGAAGAATAACTGC
The sequence above is a segment of the Lathamus discolor isolate bLatDis1 chromosome 1, bLatDis1.hap1, whole genome shotgun sequence genome. Coding sequences within it:
- the SLC38A2 gene encoding sodium-coupled neutral amino acid symporter 2 isoform X1; the protein is MGRRPRSGPPAGHRPVKRRPPVRRAAVLPLSPPRSPRSAAQGSAGRAGQGGGRCAGAAPLRDDAPAFLSEERRRPEGAVRPGAPPSERHGRESRVFFPRKEQQRPEEHLLTPAEEPAFRTLRRRRGGPPASKDKRGRMSSAEVGKFNISPDEDSSSYSSNSNDFSYPYPTKPAAMKSHYADIDPENQNFLLDSNLGKKKYETQYHPGTTSFGMSVFNLSNAIVGSGILGLSYAMANTGIALFVILLLFVSIFSLYSVHLLLKTANEGGSLLYEQLGMKAFGMAGKLAASGSITMQNIGAMSSYLFIVKYELPLVIKTFMNIEETTGEWYLNGDYLVLLVSVILILPLSLLKNLGYLGYTSGFSLLCMVFFLIVVIWKMFQIPCPMDSDILNMTLVNVTLAPLVDQNITSDDMCKPKYFIFNSQTVYAVPILTFSFVCHPAILPIYEELKSRSRKRMMNVSYVSFFAMFLMYLLAALFGYLTFYGKVEPELLHTYSAYLGADVLLLIVRLAVLMAVTLTVPVVIFPIRSSITQLLWAGKEFRWWRHCSITVALLAFTNMLVIFVPTIRDIFGFIGASAAAMLIFILPSAFYIKLVKKEPMKSVQKIGAAFFFLSGILVMTGCMTLIILDWTQNVASDGH
- the SLC38A2 gene encoding sodium-coupled neutral amino acid symporter 2 isoform X2, encoding MILLLFVSIFSLYSVHLLLKTANEGGSLLYEQLGMKAFGMAGKLAASGSITMQNIGAMSSYLFIVKYELPLVIKTFMNIEETTGEWYLNGDYLVLLVSVILILPLSLLKNLGYLGYTSGFSLLCMVFFLIVVIWKMFQIPCPMDSDILNMTLVNVTLAPLVDQNITSDDMCKPKYFIFNSQTVYAVPILTFSFVCHPAILPIYEELKSRSRKRMMNVSYVSFFAMFLMYLLAALFGYLTFYGKVEPELLHTYSAYLGADVLLLIVRLAVLMAVTLTVPVVIFPIRSSITQLLWAGKEFRWWRHCSITVALLAFTNMLVIFVPTIRDIFGFIGASAAAMLIFILPSAFYIKLVKKEPMKSVQKIGAAFFFLSGILVMTGCMTLIILDWTQNVASDGH